The Miscanthus floridulus cultivar M001 chromosome 6, ASM1932011v1, whole genome shotgun sequence genomic interval GGGCTTTATTAGTGAAGTTTTCTTTGTCTAAAAACAAGGAGTTATGTGGCTATGAATGGATGCCTTTCACAAGAGAACCTACTTACAAAATGGGTATATAATAATAGTATCGTGTGATAACTTAGTACCTCCTCTAAGGCTTGCTTGGATCCTCCAGTTTTTGCTAGTTCTAAGAAtctggcttttgaaaactaggtgAGATCTAAATAGATCAGTTTTTGCTGCCAGTTTTTGCCAGAATCTTAAAAACTAGGAAGCTGTTAATAGCCAGCTTTTGCCAATTTTTTGTTACCCACAGAACAATAAATGAAgtcagattcttaaaaactagGATCCAAACACCCTCACCATTTCTTGTGCCGGCTGAGGCTTGCTGCTGCAGCGAGCTGTTTCGATCACCTTGTTCGCTTGATCATATCAGCCGTGCTTATCAGacatgatataatatttttctctcacaataaaatatCGTCAACCGATTTATAAGTAGcataaacgatcaagcgaacaggctatCCAGAACGCATGACTGGAACGCATGACTGGAATAACTTGCCGTCGTTCCAGTGTTTCAGCCTGGTTGCCTCAACGGCTGAACCAAACCAAACCAACCAACCACTTGCGTCCAGGCCAGGGCAGCAACTTCCTAGCAACGGCACAGGCAGGCATGCCATGCGAAGCCACCTGGAAGAAGATTTCTTCTTCTACCTGCCCCGTCaggggagaggaagaaggaaaggTGCTCAAGTCATTTTTTCTGATAGCAAGGTTTCTTTCTAGATTGATCAATGGGTACACGAACATGTCCAGATCGATCATTTCAGAAGTTTCTCCCCCAGTTGTGCACGTTTGTTGTAAATCTAGATGATCTGAGCATACATCCACACCCTTGACTAACCGAGCTAGTTCAACTTCTTTTCCTCTCCCTAATTTCTACGCTAAAGAACAATTCAAATTCAAGGTTGCTTTTCACGGTAGTTTGAGAGATGATTGGCTCAAAGTCCTTTAACAGGTTAGCGTATACTGTGGTCATAGAAACTAAAATTTTCTGCTGTCGTAGTGTTGATCAGTCGATACTTAATAGTAGTGCATTATTGTTTCTTTCCTTTTCAATCAAGGGGGGTGTCACCATCAATATGCAGTTATAAGGAGAAAAAAAAACTCGCTAAAATTTTCTACGCGCTTTCTATTTTATGAGCTCACGATAGTTGAATATGTTGTTGGAAACTCTAGAAGTCAACATCGATGGAGAAAAAATAATGTTATAGAGCATTTTACTCTAGACTTCATAAGTAGATTCCAAATGACAATAAACAAAGACTGTTCATGTTTATAATTCTTTTATTTCTGTTGGGATAACGATGGACACCTAGGTTAACTCTTTATAAAAAGAATCCTCACTGACATTGATATTATCCGAAACCCTTTCAATGCCACCGCCCTGGACATAGGTGGCTCCATGTTCTTTTTATATTGGAGAGTGGATCGATGTGTCAATGACAGGATTGCAAAAGTTTCCAGTAAATATGCAAGTTTACTATTTAGCAAAGATATTGAACTTTGATACGATGCATATTATTGTATATACAATATACATTCCTATCATATATCCAAATAAATAATTCGATCTTAAAAAGATGGATCGATTTTCCAATCCATGATTTCATCATTTAGCAGCCCTCTTTTGAATAAATCGGAGTATTATTGAGAACAAAACCAAACCCATCACTTTGGTCAAAGGCAGCAAAGAAAGGCGACCAGAACAGGGGGCGGCCATGCCAAAGACGAAGAAAAGGAGTCCGCAACTATAAAGCGGCGGAACGAAGCCGAATGGAGGGAGAGAGGCGCCGGGCGCGTACACAGCAGCCCACACGTAATCCTTTCCCCGCCCTTTCACACTTACCCCTCTCAACTCCCAACCCCTTTACAAATTCGGGCCTCGGGGAGGTGTTATATACTCTGCGCCGTAGAATTAGCGTCTCTTCCGAGGGGCTCGCCGCGAAAAGGAGCCGCCCCAAATTTTTCCTACGGCCACACGAGCAGCCTCCGCGCTCGCTCCTGCTCCCCGCGTCTGGCTGGTGTCGGGGACCGGCCCCCCCTCCTGCCCGGCGCCCGCTGCGGCTGGCTCCCCCGATGAGGCCgccggaggtggcggtggcggcgcttcTTCTCGTGGCGGCTGCGGCCGCGACCGCGGCGGAGTCGGCAGCGCCGTTACCGGCGGCGCTGCGGCTGGAGCGCGCGGTGCCGCGCAAGGGGGTGGCCCTGGAGGAACTCAGGCGGCGGGACGCCGCGCGGCACCGTGTTTCGAGGAGGAGGCTGCTCGGGGCCGTAGCCGGCGTGGTGGACTTCCCCGTCGAGGGCTCCGCCAACCCGTACATGGTCGGGTGGGTGAGCTGCTGCCTCCGCTTTTCCTCTCTATTGTCTGGTGGTGGTTTAGGTTCGGTTGGGATTGGGTCGGCTGTTTGCGATTCGTGGAAGAGTGGGAAATTCGAGCCTTTTTCGTTTTTTTTTGTTGGTTCGGGCGGTGAGCCAACAGGCAGTTCGTCGGCTAGGCTGCTTGTGTCCATTCCTTTTCCCAGTTGATGAATGGCCGATGCTGATTCGATTGTTTATGCTGTTAACTCGGTGGCTTTTTTCTGGTGGATTTCGCGTGCATTCTACCAAATTCGTTgagttatttttttttctttcttcttgttgtttgtggatgtttttttttttttttgcgagtttAGTTCAGTTTCGCTTCAGTCCGTAGATTCGTTCGTTTCATTCCAATCATGCAGCTATGTTAAAAATGAGATCTTGTGTGGTGCCTCATTGCTCTACTCGTGTCATTCCGGTTCTTACTGAGTAGCCTCATCCTAATTGATTCACTTGTTAGTGAAATCCTGTACGGAGAGGACTCATTGCGTTGTGAGGACTTTCTAGCTTTGTAGAATCGGTTCCAGAGTCTAGAGTCCGTTTAAGGCAATCCTTACTTTATTTCATTTTCCCTCCTTTGCTTTTGCCTAGGGTCAAATCCTTCGTCGGGAAACAAATAGATTTCCTAAGACGGCAACTTAGGATTTCTCCCTTCTGTTAGGTTTCTATCCTATTTCTTGAACGATCAATTTCAGAGTTTCAGAGTAGGAAGAAGTTTGTGGAGCAAAATCGAGCAAGCTGTAGAAACAGGGTTGTTTGCAGTGTATAGGTAGCCATTAATCATAGTGACATAGACGGCTAGCGCTCGGTGCCAGGGCATCTTTCTGGTTTCCATCTACAAGATTTAGGAGTAGTAAATTTATTTTCTTGCATGTATTTTTGGCAATGTTTGTGGTGTGCATATGTTTAGACCACTCCCCTAATAGTAAATTCCTGACTTTAGTTCAAATAGTAGATAACACCTTATTGAAGTCATCATGAATGTTGCGATCCACGATTGTCACACAAGCATGCTATTCCTTTCTATCCTCAATTTGGTTAGGATACACATCTCAATCTGTTACCCAACACATACTGCTGTGCTGGTGATTGATCAGCGAACTGTAGTATTATCATTTCACCAATTCATTCTAATTTTCATTCTGCAACTGGGCTTGTTGGTATTTGATATAACAGAGATACATTTTTCTTCTGTCTTTTATTTAACATGGTCTAGTTGCCTATTTGTCTGGTAATAAAGTTTGAATTTGAGTTTGCAGGCTTTATTTTACCCGGGTGAAATTAGGAAACCCGGCAAAGGAATTCTTCGTCCAGATTGACACTGGGAGTGATATATTGTGGGTAACTTGCAGTCCTTGCACTGGCTGCCCAACATCAAGTGGACTCAATGTGAGGCCAGCTTCTTATTTTTGAATTTTAACAAATGCATAAATGTTCACCTATTGTTACTTGTTAGTCAGGGAACTCCTGATTGAATGGTTACTATTTTTGTTCCTCAGATCCAGCTAGAGTCCTTCAGCCCTGACTCTTCATCAACATCATCCAGAATAACATGCTCTGATGATAGATGTACAGCTGCCCTCCAAACAGAGGAAGCAATCTGCCAAACCTCAGATTCCCCAAGCAGCCCTTGTGGGTACACTTTCACCTATGGTGATGGGAGTGGCACATCAGGGTACTATGTGTCTGACACGATGTTTTTCGAAACTGTCATGGGAAATGAGCAGACCGCCAATTCGTCTGCTTCTATTGTTTTCGGGTACAGTTTCCTTGGAGTCCTATATCATTTTAAATAATTGAAAGTACCTGATGTTATTTTACTCAAGTTGCCACTGAAGTTGAAAATATTTTCTTGTTCTGTTAGTCATTAGTCAGCTTCAAGTCTAGCTATGTCGCTCGATTGCAATTTTATTGACTCATTATCCTAactctgatttttttttctaccAAGATTTTCAGTAGAATATTATTTATGAGCTCATGAATGTTTCAATTTCTTCCAAGCAGATGTAGCAACTCACAGTCAGGAGACCTGACGAAGGCAGATAGGGCAGTTGATGGAATTTTTGGGTTCGGACAGCATCAACTGTCTGTAGTTTCACAACTGAATTCTCTTGGGGTGTCCCCTAAGGTGTTCTCTCATTGCCTGAAAGGTTCAGATAATGGTGGTGGCATTCTTGTGCTTGGTGAAATTGTGGAGCCAGGATTAGTGTATACTCCACTTGTTCCATCACAGTAAGTTTCTTCCCCTGAAATTACTTTGGGTGTAAAATTTCACA includes:
- the LOC136456668 gene encoding aspartic proteinase 36-like; translation: MEGERRRARTQQPTRNPFPALSHLPLSTPNPFTNSGLGEVLYTLRRRISVSSEGLAAKRSRPKFFLRPHEQPPRSLLLPASGWCRGPAPPPARRPLRLAPPMRPPEVAVAALLLVAAAAATAAESAAPLPAALRLERAVPRKGVALEELRRRDAARHRVSRRRLLGAVAGVVDFPVEGSANPYMVGLYFTRVKLGNPAKEFFVQIDTGSDILWVTCSPCTGCPTSSGLNIQLESFSPDSSSTSSRITCSDDRCTAALQTEEAICQTSDSPSSPCGYTFTYGDGSGTSGYYVSDTMFFETVMGNEQTANSSASIVFGCSNSQSGDLTKADRAVDGIFGFGQHQLSVVSQLNSLGVSPKVFSHCLKGSDNGGGILVLGEIVEPGLVYTPLVPSQPHYNLNLESISVNGQKLSIDSSLFTTSNTQGTIVDSGTTLAYLADGAYDPFVSAIAAAVSPSVRSLVSKGSQCFITSSSVDSSFPTVTLYFMGGVAMLVKPENYLLQQTSVDNNVLWCIGWQRNQGQEITILGDLVLKDKIFVYDLANMRMGWADYDCSMSVNVTTSSGKNQYVNTGQFDVNCSARRASYESLIPAGIVTMLVHMLIFGSGSRR